From the genome of Parafrankia irregularis, one region includes:
- a CDS encoding serine/threonine-protein kinase, giving the protein MNVDRDHIAAALPGYTLGAELGRGGSGVVLAARDEADQRVAVKIMSIADEERPLFGVTGVPRVLAATDPDAEAEARLLAGLDHPHLVKVSHHVRHGDVALIVMELLDGGSLAQRAVAGLSVEAACAIGLGTAAALGHAHSRGVIHRDVKPANILHTSAGVPKLTDFGIAHADVPRAGGRTPVRASSGTPRYMAPEQFTLGELGPATDLYGLGVVLYELLARRPVFQVRPSTKQGWANHHVAVTPRPLTGIPGPVAQVVEWALAKDPDRRPADAREFALALAQAMAGTRGTDWLTRARTPTFLDDDVRAAASRFPARTAERPRQASTPPGDDHGLEPVLDRPDTVDDDVAVDSDTAPDGDTAPERAVAADSDGDALTDSEHRPPPGHPRRPRRSWRSAPWRRS; this is encoded by the coding sequence GTGAACGTCGATCGCGACCACATCGCCGCGGCGCTGCCGGGCTACACCCTCGGCGCCGAGCTCGGCCGTGGGGGCTCCGGTGTCGTGCTCGCCGCCCGGGACGAGGCGGACCAGCGGGTCGCCGTCAAGATCATGTCGATCGCCGACGAGGAACGGCCGTTGTTCGGCGTCACCGGCGTACCCCGAGTTCTCGCCGCGACCGATCCCGACGCCGAGGCCGAGGCACGCCTGCTGGCCGGCCTCGACCACCCCCACCTGGTGAAGGTCTCCCACCACGTCCGCCACGGCGACGTCGCGCTGATCGTCATGGAGCTGCTCGACGGCGGCAGCCTGGCGCAGCGGGCCGTCGCCGGGCTCTCCGTCGAGGCCGCCTGCGCGATCGGGCTCGGCACAGCCGCGGCCCTCGGGCACGCGCATTCCCGCGGGGTCATCCACCGCGACGTGAAGCCCGCGAACATCCTGCACACCTCGGCCGGCGTCCCGAAGCTGACCGATTTCGGCATCGCCCATGCGGACGTCCCGAGAGCCGGCGGACGAACACCCGTCCGCGCATCTTCGGGCACTCCGCGTTACATGGCGCCGGAGCAGTTCACCCTCGGCGAGCTCGGCCCCGCGACCGACCTGTACGGCCTCGGCGTCGTGCTGTACGAGCTGCTCGCCCGCCGGCCCGTCTTCCAGGTGCGGCCGTCGACGAAACAGGGCTGGGCCAACCACCACGTCGCGGTCACTCCGCGCCCGCTGACCGGCATACCCGGGCCGGTCGCGCAGGTCGTCGAGTGGGCGCTCGCCAAGGATCCGGACCGGCGCCCGGCCGACGCCCGCGAGTTCGCCCTCGCCCTCGCCCAGGCGATGGCGGGCACACGTGGAACCGACTGGCTCACGCGGGCCCGGACGCCGACGTTCCTGGACGACGACGTCCGGGCGGCGGCCAGTCGCTTCCCGGCCCGGACCGCCGAGCGGCCGCGGCAGGCGAGCACGCCCCCCGGGGACGACCACGGCCTGGAGCCAGTCCTGGACAGACCGGATACGGTCGACGACGACGTCGCTGTCGACAGTGACACCGCTCCCGACGGTGACACCGCTCCCGAAAGGGCCGTCGCCGCTGACAGCGACGGTGACGCACTGACGGACAGCGAGCACCGCCCGCCGCCGGGGCACCCGCGGCGGCCGAGGAGATCCTGGAGGTCGGCACCTTGGCGACGATCTTGA
- a CDS encoding DEDDh family exonuclease has protein sequence MSAEVADPLGFPARFPRPYAVVDVETTGLSPARDRVLSVAVVLTAPDGAVQGRWSTLLDPGCDPGPVHIHGLTRERLAGSPTFAAVVDELSELLAGRVLVAHNAAFDWRMLAGEGLRIGRTLPVEWRLCTLTLASRLGLELASLRLAALAEHWGVTQRRAHDAEDDAEVLAALLPRILSRAAEQFLELPLTRCGVERDGVAVYPPRYSAAGRPPPCGYRNPGPLAPGAPLVQGMRVVFTGPTRTERGALVDRAAAAGLEVTASVSQRTSLVVTNEKHGATRKARAAAQLGIPTRDEREFLALLAAVAPGAPEATTLAPT, from the coding sequence GTGAGTGCTGAGGTTGCTGACCCGCTCGGCTTTCCAGCGCGGTTCCCGCGCCCGTACGCGGTGGTTGACGTGGAGACCACAGGCCTGTCGCCCGCTCGGGACAGAGTGCTGTCCGTGGCCGTTGTGCTGACAGCTCCCGACGGCGCGGTACAGGGCCGTTGGTCCACACTTCTCGATCCGGGATGCGATCCCGGTCCCGTGCACATCCACGGTCTGACCCGGGAGCGCCTTGCCGGCAGCCCGACCTTCGCGGCCGTTGTCGACGAGCTGTCCGAGCTGCTCGCCGGGCGCGTTCTGGTCGCGCACAACGCGGCATTCGACTGGCGGATGCTCGCCGGTGAGGGGCTGCGTATCGGGCGCACACTGCCGGTGGAATGGCGGCTGTGCACGCTGACACTGGCCAGCAGGCTCGGCCTGGAACTGGCGAGCCTACGGCTGGCGGCCCTCGCGGAGCACTGGGGTGTCACCCAGCGGCGGGCGCATGACGCCGAGGACGACGCCGAGGTTCTCGCAGCACTTCTTCCCCGCATTCTCAGCCGCGCCGCGGAGCAGTTCCTCGAGCTGCCGCTGACCCGGTGTGGTGTCGAACGTGACGGTGTCGCGGTGTATCCGCCGCGCTACTCCGCGGCGGGGCGGCCGCCGCCGTGCGGCTACCGCAATCCCGGCCCGTTGGCGCCCGGGGCCCCGCTGGTCCAGGGCATGCGGGTCGTCTTCACCGGACCGACCAGGACCGAGCGCGGCGCGCTCGTCGACCGGGCGGCGGCCGCGGGCCTGGAGGTCACCGCCAGCGTCAGCCAGCGGACGAGCCTTGTGGTGACCAACGAGAAGCACGGAGCCACCCGCAAGGCGCGGGCCGCCGCGCAGCTGGGAATCCCGACCCGTGACGAGCGGGAGTTCCTGGCGTTGCTGGCGGCCGTCGCGCCCGGAGCACCGGAGGCGACGACACTGGCGCCCACCTGA
- a CDS encoding serine/threonine-protein kinase → MEIPRRLGPFLLTRRIGAGGMGTVYYGTMGGPDGPPAAVKIIRAELADHPEFRARFRREIEVVRRVAGACTARVLAADPDGDPPYLATEYLAGPSLAEYVRQHGPLAGDSLRTLAVGLAEALVAIHDAGVVHRDLKPSNVLLTREGPRVVDFGIAQAVDTVSLTGAGSSVGSPAYMSPEQISGRFNDPAMDVFAWGCTVAYAATGRSPFGGGSADAVLFRVRHDPANLDGVPGRLYGLLARALAKNAQARPDIRALLRELLALSDVGPTVSSDAEGTDLTALVNEVIAAGWLSTAHLDARILDLDTQDVELLPIVRAPTPPRPTPSPSASPAAGRRRPGAGVPAGRGVPAASAGRGAPLAYLRCVLPEQRTEDQRTGGAETTAPRAAPRMDTAAGTRAPGGRPARGGTTAAASRRAAFGAQHVPGAQHVPGTQHVLGAQHAPGDQHVVPAAQQVPGGQAAPGAPAGTVTAAAPPRPPRPRSHRAERRRCRHRRVGGSHSVRARSRSQAVGERTARVGPWSVTAAVTAATAVTAVTGSFGIAIVALAVLVLMLVGLAAR, encoded by the coding sequence ATGGAGATTCCGAGGAGGTTGGGGCCGTTCCTGCTCACCCGCCGCATCGGCGCCGGCGGGATGGGGACGGTCTACTACGGGACGATGGGCGGGCCCGACGGTCCGCCGGCAGCAGTGAAGATCATTCGGGCGGAGCTCGCCGATCACCCGGAGTTCCGGGCGCGGTTCCGGCGCGAGATCGAGGTCGTGCGCCGGGTGGCGGGCGCCTGCACGGCCCGGGTGCTCGCCGCTGATCCGGATGGCGATCCGCCCTACCTGGCCACCGAGTACCTGGCTGGGCCCAGCCTCGCCGAGTACGTGCGCCAGCACGGCCCGCTCGCCGGTGACTCGCTGCGCACGCTGGCCGTCGGCCTGGCCGAGGCACTGGTCGCCATCCACGACGCCGGCGTGGTCCACCGTGACCTCAAGCCCTCCAACGTGCTGCTCACCAGGGAGGGGCCGCGGGTCGTCGACTTCGGTATCGCCCAGGCCGTCGACACGGTGTCGCTCACGGGCGCGGGCTCGTCGGTGGGCAGCCCCGCCTACATGAGCCCCGAGCAGATCAGCGGACGCTTCAACGACCCGGCCATGGACGTGTTCGCCTGGGGCTGCACCGTGGCGTACGCGGCGACGGGACGTTCGCCGTTCGGCGGGGGCTCGGCGGACGCCGTGCTGTTCCGCGTCCGGCATGACCCGGCGAACCTGGACGGGGTGCCCGGCCGCCTGTACGGACTGCTCGCCCGCGCCCTGGCGAAGAACGCGCAGGCGCGACCCGACATCCGCGCGCTGCTGCGGGAGCTGCTCGCCCTGTCGGACGTGGGACCGACGGTCAGCAGTGACGCCGAGGGCACCGACCTGACGGCGCTGGTGAACGAGGTGATCGCGGCGGGCTGGCTGTCCACCGCGCATCTCGACGCCCGGATCCTCGATCTCGACACCCAGGACGTCGAGCTGCTGCCGATCGTGCGGGCTCCGACGCCGCCGCGGCCCACGCCGTCTCCCTCGGCGTCCCCGGCCGCCGGCCGGCGCAGGCCCGGCGCGGGCGTCCCGGCGGGGCGGGGCGTCCCGGCGGCGTCGGCGGGACGGGGAGCGCCACTGGCGTACCTGCGGTGTGTGCTTCCCGAGCAGCGGACCGAGGACCAGCGAACCGGCGGAGCCGAGACGACGGCGCCGCGGGCGGCCCCCAGGATGGACACCGCCGCCGGGACGCGCGCCCCGGGCGGCAGGCCTGCCCGGGGCGGAACCACCGCCGCGGCGTCGAGACGGGCGGCGTTCGGGGCACAGCACGTACCCGGGGCACAGCACGTACCTGGGACACAGCATGTACTTGGCGCACAGCATGCACCTGGGGACCAGCATGTAGTACCTGCGGCGCAGCAGGTGCCCGGCGGGCAGGCCGCGCCCGGGGCACCGGCCGGCACGGTGACCGCCGCGGCGCCGCCCCGGCCCCCGCGACCCCGCAGCCACCGGGCCGAGCGGAGGCGTTGCCGGCACCGACGGGTCGGCGGATCCCACTCCGTCCGCGCCCGATCCAGGAGCCAGGCCGTGGGAGAGCGGACCGCCCGGGTGGGTCCATGGTCGGTCACAGCGGCTGTCACCGCTGCCACCGCTGTGACAGCCGTCACCGGCTCGTTCGGGATCGCCATCGTGGCGCTCGCCGTGCTGGTGCTCATGCTGGTCGGTCTGGCGGCCCGCTGA
- a CDS encoding ABC-F family ATP-binding cassette domain-containing protein translates to MSATLVASDLTVLRGGAVVLAGVSLTVAPGDRLGVVGPNGVGKSTLLRALAGLVPLDGGRIDLSPPTAVVGLLPQEPDRRADETLREFLARRTGVMAAQQALDEATADLSGSVAGADDRYSHALDRWLAIGAADLDTRAEQVVADLGLPAGALDRPTVALSGGQAARGSLASVLLSRFDITLLDEPTNDLDFDGLERLERYVAQMAGALVVVSHDREFLDRSIDGVAEIDPHQHTVTRYAGGWDAYLEARGLARRQARERYERFADRRADLVGQVQRQREQSVRGAVRAKRRSSDSDRSARGARIEAATKSAGRVRTLQTQLDRLDHSEDAVAEPRKEWQLRMSIAAAPRSGDVVATLSGAVVERPGFRLGPVDLTVAWADRFVITGPNGGGKSTLLAALLGRLPLSAGTHSLGSGVRLGEIDQARSAFRGASTAAAVAEEATGASAADVRTLFAKFGLGADQMTRPSASLSPGERTRAALALLQGVGVNCLVLDEPTNHLDLPAIEQLEKAVEGFAGTLLLVTHDRRLLDAVRVTRRLRVAGGQVTETVP, encoded by the coding sequence ATGTCGGCCACACTTGTCGCCTCCGATCTGACCGTGCTGCGTGGCGGTGCCGTCGTCCTGGCGGGCGTCTCGCTCACCGTCGCGCCAGGTGACCGTCTCGGCGTGGTCGGCCCCAACGGGGTCGGCAAGTCGACCCTGCTGCGGGCGCTCGCGGGCCTGGTCCCCCTCGACGGCGGCCGGATCGACCTCTCGCCGCCCACCGCCGTGGTCGGGTTGTTGCCCCAGGAACCCGACCGGCGTGCCGACGAGACACTGCGGGAGTTCCTGGCCCGGCGGACCGGTGTCATGGCGGCACAGCAGGCCCTGGACGAGGCCACCGCCGACCTGTCCGGCTCGGTGGCGGGCGCGGATGATCGTTACAGCCACGCGCTGGACCGCTGGTTGGCGATCGGCGCGGCGGACCTGGACACCCGGGCCGAGCAGGTCGTCGCCGACCTCGGTCTGCCCGCCGGTGCGCTGGACCGTCCGACGGTCGCGCTGTCCGGCGGCCAGGCCGCGCGCGGCTCGCTGGCGAGCGTGCTGCTCTCCCGGTTCGACATCACCCTGCTCGACGAGCCGACCAACGACCTGGACTTCGACGGCCTGGAGCGACTGGAGCGCTACGTGGCGCAGATGGCGGGCGCGCTCGTCGTGGTCAGCCACGACCGGGAGTTCCTCGACCGTTCGATCGACGGGGTCGCCGAGATCGATCCGCACCAGCACACGGTCACCCGCTACGCGGGCGGCTGGGACGCCTACCTGGAAGCACGTGGGCTCGCGCGCCGTCAGGCCCGCGAACGCTACGAGCGCTTCGCCGACCGCCGCGCCGATCTCGTCGGGCAGGTACAGCGGCAGCGGGAGCAGTCGGTGCGCGGTGCGGTCAGGGCGAAGCGCCGCTCCTCGGACTCCGACCGCTCCGCCCGGGGCGCCCGGATCGAGGCGGCGACCAAGAGCGCCGGGCGCGTCCGCACCCTGCAGACGCAGCTCGACCGCCTGGACCACAGCGAGGACGCGGTCGCCGAGCCGCGCAAGGAATGGCAGCTGCGGATGTCGATCGCCGCCGCGCCCCGCTCGGGTGACGTGGTCGCGACGCTGTCCGGCGCGGTCGTGGAGCGCCCCGGTTTCCGGCTCGGGCCGGTGGACCTCACGGTCGCCTGGGCTGACCGGTTCGTCATCACCGGACCGAACGGCGGTGGGAAGAGCACCCTGCTCGCCGCGCTGCTCGGCCGGTTGCCGCTGAGTGCGGGCACCCACTCGCTCGGCTCCGGCGTGCGCCTCGGCGAGATCGACCAGGCGCGGTCGGCGTTCCGTGGGGCGTCCACCGCGGCCGCCGTCGCCGAGGAGGCCACCGGTGCCTCGGCCGCCGACGTCCGGACGCTGTTCGCAAAGTTCGGCCTCGGTGCCGATCAGATGACCCGGCCGTCGGCGTCGCTGTCGCCCGGTGAGCGCACCCGGGCGGCACTGGCGCTGCTGCAGGGAGTCGGGGTGAACTGCCTGGTGCTGGACGAGCCCACCA
- a CDS encoding MerR family transcriptional regulator: MSTTGNITPSSAHRGSYEIGEVATLVGLSLRTVRFYEEAGLLVAVGQADGGGPLYDDDALDRFLLIKKMKPLGFTLDEMRALVGLREEIEQDGLPRQRREELHERLSAWVSLAEDKLASLQEQVRVAEDFMVTLHDDSVRARLRFDADPDAY, from the coding sequence TTGTCCACGACTGGCAACATCACCCCGTCCTCAGCCCACCGCGGCAGCTACGAGATCGGCGAGGTCGCCACTCTGGTGGGGCTGTCCCTGCGGACGGTCCGCTTCTATGAGGAGGCTGGACTGCTCGTGGCCGTCGGGCAGGCCGACGGTGGCGGGCCGCTCTACGACGACGACGCGCTCGACCGTTTCCTTCTCATCAAGAAGATGAAGCCGCTCGGCTTCACCCTCGACGAGATGCGCGCGCTGGTGGGCCTGCGGGAGGAGATCGAGCAGGACGGGCTTCCCCGGCAGCGACGCGAGGAACTGCACGAACGTCTCTCCGCCTGGGTCAGCCTCGCGGAGGACAAGCTGGCGTCGCTGCAGGAGCAGGTGCGCGTCGCCGAGGACTTCATGGTGACGCTGCACGACGACAGCGTCCGCGCCCGGCTGCGTTTCGACGCCGACCCGGACGCCTACTGA
- a CDS encoding helix-turn-helix domain-containing protein, which yields MTTTDGPVAGAREAVTPPLRDLYGEALRRLRREQGRTLRDVADAAQVSMPYLSEVERGRKEASSEVLAAICRALGIRLVDLLVVVMGELVRYEPLPAQPARPVGFVSSSYSPSSSFSAGFGVSAVRSVGGLVGQAGQVGVAGPHEIVSGGFSGPHVVLGRHLARRALARHRYPLSPRPGLQRRPAVRPGAAGLAVPPASGGSGHPGFGSRSAVAWHAVVAR from the coding sequence GTGACGACAACCGACGGACCGGTGGCCGGGGCCCGCGAGGCGGTCACGCCGCCGCTGCGTGACCTGTACGGAGAGGCGCTGCGCCGGCTGCGGCGCGAGCAGGGCCGCACCCTGCGGGACGTCGCCGACGCGGCGCAGGTGTCGATGCCGTACCTCTCGGAGGTCGAGCGCGGCCGCAAGGAGGCCTCCTCGGAGGTTCTCGCGGCGATCTGCCGCGCCCTGGGTATCAGGCTGGTCGACCTGCTCGTCGTCGTGATGGGTGAGCTCGTCCGCTATGAGCCCCTGCCCGCGCAGCCCGCCCGCCCGGTCGGTTTCGTCAGTTCCAGTTACAGCCCCAGCTCCAGCTTCAGCGCCGGCTTCGGCGTCAGCGCTGTCCGCTCGGTCGGCGGTCTGGTGGGCCAGGCGGGCCAGGTGGGGGTGGCCGGGCCGCACGAGATCGTGTCCGGTGGTTTCTCCGGTCCGCACGTGGTCCTCGGCCGCCACCTGGCCCGCCGGGCGCTCGCCCGCCACCGGTACCCGCTCTCGCCGCGGCCCGGGCTGCAGCGCCGGCCCGCGGTCCGTCCCGGGGCGGCGGGCCTGGCCGTGCCCCCTGCGTCAGGCGGGTCGGGCCACCCGGGTTTCGGGAGCCGGTCCGCCGTGGCGTGGCACGCGGTCGTGGCGCGCTGA
- a CDS encoding ClpP family protease, which yields MHTSSKAHPQLQARPQLQAHTRFPAQAQLPAHAGGDATGSPSGPSEEHVFQRLLANRIVFLGSAVEDAMANAICAKLLLLAADDPTADIYLYINSPGGSVSAGMAIYDTMQYVSNDVATVALGLAGSMAQVLLTAGAPGKRYALPRSQVLMHQPSGGIGGGSSDIAIQATQMLATKRLLQRLIALHSGQPAERIEADADRDRWFTAEQAREYGLVDHVLHRAGELTDGPAGGPAGGPAGGPPGGLVDVSARHDRVPRHGGPAPETRVARPA from the coding sequence ATGCACACTTCGTCCAAGGCTCACCCACAGCTGCAGGCCCGCCCACAGCTGCAGGCCCACACCCGGTTCCCGGCGCAGGCGCAGCTCCCGGCCCACGCGGGCGGTGACGCCACGGGCTCACCGTCCGGACCGTCCGAGGAGCACGTCTTCCAGCGGCTTCTCGCGAACCGCATCGTGTTCCTCGGTTCGGCGGTCGAGGACGCGATGGCGAACGCCATCTGCGCCAAGCTGCTTCTGCTGGCGGCCGACGACCCGACCGCGGACATCTACCTGTACATCAACTCACCGGGTGGCTCCGTCAGCGCGGGAATGGCCATCTACGACACGATGCAGTACGTCTCGAACGACGTCGCGACCGTCGCACTGGGGCTCGCCGGCTCGATGGCCCAAGTCCTGCTCACCGCGGGCGCGCCCGGCAAGCGCTACGCACTGCCACGGTCACAGGTGCTGATGCACCAGCCATCCGGCGGCATCGGCGGCGGCAGCTCGGACATCGCGATTCAGGCCACGCAGATGCTGGCCACCAAGCGCCTGCTCCAGCGGCTGATCGCCCTGCATTCGGGGCAGCCGGCCGAACGCATCGAGGCGGACGCCGACCGGGACCGCTGGTTCACCGCCGAGCAGGCACGTGAGTACGGCCTGGTCGACCATGTGCTGCACCGTGCCGGCGAGCTGACCGACGGCCCGGCGGGAGGCCCGGCCGGCGGCCCGGCGGGTGGCCCGCCCGGCGGCCTGGTGGACGTCTCAGCGCGCCACGACCGCGTGCCACGCCACGGCGGACCGGCTCCCGAAACCCGGGTGGCCCGACCCGCCTGA
- a CDS encoding DUF309 domain-containing protein, protein MNDRPIPRHRREPPPLAAAQRPRDRLGRPLPYGSPGVPPLTEDLPRSPREILLAAQNLLDEGLYFQAHEVLEAAWKAAPALERDLWRGLTQIVVGLVHVGRGNRQGAITLLRRGLAGLAPRPRPSEGPASAPAAIDSTTADSPLPPGGPDRPREPDAAAPAEPAAGQAGQAGQAGGAGGGWGRRDVDLPGVTGWADDLLRRLEAGEVPVTDLRPPRLLRS, encoded by the coding sequence ATGAACGATCGCCCGATACCACGCCACCGCAGGGAGCCACCACCGCTGGCCGCGGCACAACGACCACGGGACCGGCTCGGCCGGCCACTGCCCTACGGCTCGCCCGGGGTCCCTCCACTCACCGAGGACCTGCCACGGTCGCCCCGGGAGATCCTGCTCGCCGCGCAGAACCTGCTGGACGAAGGCCTGTACTTCCAGGCACACGAGGTACTCGAGGCCGCCTGGAAGGCCGCTCCGGCCCTGGAACGTGATCTGTGGCGTGGGCTCACCCAGATCGTGGTCGGCCTCGTCCATGTCGGCCGCGGCAACCGGCAGGGCGCGATCACGCTGCTGAGGCGCGGGCTGGCCGGCCTGGCACCGCGACCACGCCCATCCGAGGGGCCGGCGTCCGCACCCGCCGCCATCGACTCCACTACCGCCGACTCCCCGCTCCCACCTGGCGGGCCGGACCGGCCCCGCGAGCCCGACGCGGCGGCACCCGCCGAACCTGCCGCCGGTCAGGCCGGTCAGGCCGGTCAGGCCGGTGGAGCCGGCGGCGGATGGGGACGACGTGACGTCGATCTTCCCGGCGTCACCGGCTGGGCCGACGATCTGCTGCGCCGGTTGGAGGCCGGTGAGGTGCCGGTGACGGACCTGCGACCGCCCCGCCTCCTTCGGTCCTGA
- a CDS encoding MerR family transcriptional regulator — translation MGLSLRTVRYYEEAGLLVPTGRTPGGFRLYDDDAVDRLLLIKKMKPLGFTLEEMRSLLTVRDELADPGLTAQRRVELRERLRTWAVLAEQKLAALREQAGVAEDFVVGLHGDVERSRAGSDDPHGQPGQSAQPGQSAQPSQSAQPSQSAQQGQPGGRQNQADDQQAR, via the coding sequence GTGGGATTGTCACTGCGAACGGTCCGTTACTACGAGGAGGCCGGTCTTCTCGTCCCCACGGGCCGCACACCCGGCGGTTTTCGCCTTTATGACGACGACGCGGTTGACCGCCTCCTTCTCATCAAGAAGATGAAGCCCCTGGGTTTCACTCTCGAGGAGATGCGGTCACTGCTCACGGTCCGCGACGAGCTGGCCGACCCCGGGTTGACCGCCCAGCGGCGGGTGGAGCTTCGGGAGCGACTTCGGACCTGGGCCGTCCTGGCCGAGCAGAAACTCGCGGCCCTGCGTGAACAGGCCGGTGTCGCCGAGGACTTCGTCGTCGGCCTGCACGGGGACGTCGAGCGGTCCCGTGCCGGCTCCGACGACCCGCACGGGCAGCCCGGCCAGTCGGCACAACCCGGCCAGTCAGCACAGCCCAGCCAGTCGGCACAGCCCAGCCAGTCGGCACAGCAGGGGCAGCCGGGCGGGCGCCAGAACCAGGCGGACGACCAGCAGGCCCGGTGA
- a CDS encoding DUF6629 family protein: protein MCFSPEADVVAAAVIGAAGVDALRHVQRRAQWPLAALPILLAGHTFVEAFVWWSLRGSVGEPGQTVATAIYLGFAFVVLPMYVPVTVLALERVPAHRRYEIVSLVAGALCAMALAATLIDGPVTAQPDHHHIVYRVDLWAGIAVIVLYLLSTCGALLVSSLRFLRWFGAANLAAVGLLAWFETDAVTSLWCAWAAVTSIAVAVHLRRQGDSRRSGERASAP, encoded by the coding sequence ATGTGCTTCTCCCCGGAGGCGGACGTCGTCGCCGCTGCCGTGATCGGCGCCGCGGGTGTCGACGCGCTCCGACACGTTCAGCGTCGTGCGCAGTGGCCGCTTGCCGCGTTGCCGATTCTGCTGGCCGGGCACACGTTCGTCGAGGCGTTCGTGTGGTGGAGCCTGCGGGGTTCGGTCGGTGAGCCGGGCCAGACGGTCGCGACCGCGATCTACCTGGGATTCGCCTTCGTCGTCCTGCCGATGTACGTGCCCGTCACGGTGCTCGCGCTGGAACGGGTGCCCGCGCATCGGCGGTACGAGATCGTGAGCCTCGTCGCCGGGGCCCTCTGCGCGATGGCACTCGCCGCGACCTTGATCGACGGGCCGGTCACAGCCCAACCGGACCATCACCACATCGTGTACCGCGTGGATCTGTGGGCCGGCATCGCGGTCATCGTGCTGTATCTGCTCAGTACCTGTGGTGCGCTGCTCGTCTCCAGCCTCCGCTTCCTTCGCTGGTTCGGCGCCGCCAACCTGGCCGCGGTCGGCCTGCTGGCCTGGTTCGAGACGGACGCCGTCACCTCTCTGTGGTGCGCGTGGGCCGCCGTGACCAGCATCGCCGTGGCGGTGCACCTGCGCCGCCAGGGCGACAGCCGCAGGTCCGGCGAGCGCGCGTCCGCTCCCTGA
- a CDS encoding helix-turn-helix transcriptional regulator: protein MFVVRPDHPLTFPEPGPTHPLRRLRALHGWSYETVARIVAARARELGVSSMAAQRQKIWRWENRGVIPDRISQLALARELGVSDHEVSAHPWPTWLPSLGAPTCAQQIATLRGLLEQVRDTLRAGDSVTASVLVEQGLTVPVDEMVLDTALLRTSAVRNAMVRASRHGSPHRAPGQLRS, encoded by the coding sequence ATGTTTGTCGTGCGGCCCGACCATCCCCTTACCTTTCCAGAGCCAGGGCCCACCCATCCACTCCGCCGGCTACGCGCATTGCACGGCTGGTCCTATGAAACCGTGGCGCGAATCGTCGCCGCGCGTGCCCGTGAACTCGGTGTCTCCAGCATGGCGGCCCAGCGCCAGAAAATCTGGCGCTGGGAGAATCGCGGGGTGATCCCGGATCGGATTTCCCAGCTCGCGCTCGCCCGCGAACTGGGCGTCTCGGACCACGAGGTAAGCGCCCATCCGTGGCCGACCTGGCTGCCTTCGCTCGGCGCACCGACCTGTGCCCAGCAGATCGCGACCCTGCGCGGGCTCCTGGAACAGGTCAGGGACACTCTGCGCGCCGGCGACAGCGTCACGGCGTCGGTTCTGGTCGAGCAGGGTCTGACCGTCCCCGTCGACGAGATGGTGCTGGATACCGCGCTGCTGCGCACGTCGGCGGTGCGCAACGCGATGGTCCGGGCGTCACGGCACGGCTCGCCACACCGCGCCCCCGGTCAGCTCCGTTCCTGA